In Streptomyces sp. NBC_01707, a genomic segment contains:
- a CDS encoding SURF1 family protein, with translation MYRFLLTPRWWGINLFAVLAIPLCVFMGTWQLGRFEDRVQSHEQAAKQPAPGARAAEPLDDLLPVDTVTSGRPATATGRYADQFLVPGRELDDKSGFYVLNMLRTDDGKALPVVRGWLPGRPGHTPVPAAPTGEVTVTGDLQASENTGTDGVDTAGGLPDGQLGMISAASLVNLVPYDVYDAWVTLQDTDSSGDAEDGALRPVPAVAPQGSGLDLKAFQNLGYTGEWFVFAAFVLFMWFRLVRREAEAARDVRLGLVPDTGTDADTGTDADAGTRTA, from the coding sequence GTGTACCGGTTCCTGCTGACCCCGCGATGGTGGGGGATCAACCTCTTCGCCGTACTGGCCATCCCGCTCTGCGTCTTCATGGGCACCTGGCAGCTCGGCCGCTTCGAGGACCGCGTGCAGTCGCACGAGCAGGCCGCGAAGCAGCCGGCCCCGGGGGCGAGAGCGGCAGAACCTCTCGATGATCTGCTGCCGGTCGACACGGTGACGTCCGGCCGCCCGGCCACCGCCACCGGCCGGTACGCCGACCAGTTCCTGGTGCCCGGACGGGAGTTGGACGACAAGAGCGGCTTCTACGTCCTGAACATGCTGCGCACCGACGACGGCAAGGCCCTGCCGGTGGTACGCGGCTGGCTGCCCGGCAGGCCCGGGCACACGCCGGTGCCCGCCGCGCCGACCGGCGAGGTCACGGTGACCGGCGACCTCCAGGCGTCCGAGAACACGGGCACCGACGGCGTCGACACGGCGGGAGGCCTCCCTGACGGGCAGCTCGGCATGATCAGCGCCGCGTCTCTCGTCAACCTCGTGCCGTACGACGTGTACGACGCATGGGTGACCCTCCAGGACACCGACAGCAGCGGCGACGCCGAGGACGGTGCGCTGCGCCCCGTACCGGCCGTGGCACCGCAGGGCAGCGGTCTCGACCTGAAGGCGTTCCAGAACCTCGGCTACACGGGCGAGTGGTTCGTCTTCGCCGCCTTCGTGCTCTTCATGTGGTTCCGGCTGGTCCGCCGCGAGGCGGAGGCCGCGCGGGACGTGCGGCTGGGCCTCGTGCCCGACACGGGTACGGACGCGGACACGGGTACGGACGCGGACGCGGGTACGCGCACAGCCTGA
- a CDS encoding SigE family RNA polymerase sigma factor: MPVIAPMPAARPAQLPSQRGGAEEIVAAGTTVDHLTETYRAHYRSLLGLAALLLDDTASCEDVVQEAFIRVHSARNRVREPEKTLAYLRQTVVNLSRSALRRRILGLKLLSKPMPDMASAEEGAYDQLERDALIKAMRGLQRRQREVLVLRYFADMTEAQVAETLGISLGSVKAYGSRGIAALRAVMEAQA; the protein is encoded by the coding sequence ATGCCGGTGATTGCGCCCATGCCGGCTGCGCGCCCGGCTCAGCTGCCTTCGCAGCGCGGGGGTGCTGAGGAGATCGTGGCTGCTGGTACCACGGTCGACCATCTCACCGAGACCTACCGCGCCCACTACCGTTCGCTGCTCGGCCTGGCGGCCCTGCTGCTGGATGACACCGCGTCGTGTGAGGACGTGGTGCAGGAGGCGTTCATCCGCGTGCACTCGGCGCGGAACCGGGTACGTGAGCCGGAGAAGACACTCGCGTACCTGCGTCAGACGGTCGTCAACCTGTCGCGCTCCGCGCTGCGCCGCCGCATCCTCGGGCTGAAGCTGCTCTCCAAGCCGATGCCCGACATGGCGAGCGCCGAGGAGGGCGCGTACGACCAGTTGGAGCGGGACGCGCTGATCAAAGCGATGCGGGGGCTGCAACGGCGCCAGCGGGAGGTGCTGGTGCTGCGTTATTTCGCAGACATGACCGAGGCGCAGGTGGCGGAGACGCTGGGGATTTCCCTGGGCTCGGTCAAGGCGTACGGCTCCCGCGGTATCGCGGCGCTGCGCGCCGTGATGGAGGCTCAGGCATGA
- a CDS encoding aspartate-semialdehyde dehydrogenase, with amino-acid sequence MTPRRPSLAVVGATGAIGGVMLQILSQHADVWGEVSLIASPRSAGRKLVVRGEETEVLELTEDAFDGVDVALFLVPDEVSARWAPIAAAKGAVVVDDSAAFRLDADVPLVVPEINPHAVRMRPRGIVASPNCTTASLIVAVGALHAEFGLRELVVSSYQAVSGAGREGVAALREQLSMVAGTELGTKPGDVRRAVGETEDSPFAAPVALNVVPWAGTEAGDGWSSEELAIRDECRKILDLPNLPVAATCVYVPVVATHSMSVHARFENEVEVDRAHEILATAPGVVLFDSPASGDFPTPSDVVGTDPTWVGRVRRALDDPRALELFVCGDNLRKGAALNVAQIAESVAAEFPRA; translated from the coding sequence ATGACACCTCGCCGCCCTTCGCTCGCGGTCGTCGGAGCGACCGGGGCGATCGGCGGCGTCATGCTCCAGATCCTTTCGCAGCACGCGGACGTCTGGGGCGAAGTGTCGCTGATCGCCTCGCCGCGTTCGGCCGGCCGCAAGTTGGTCGTGCGCGGTGAGGAGACCGAAGTCCTCGAACTCACCGAGGACGCGTTCGACGGTGTCGACGTCGCTCTCTTCCTGGTGCCCGACGAGGTGTCCGCGCGCTGGGCGCCGATCGCCGCCGCCAAGGGTGCGGTCGTCGTCGACGACTCGGCGGCGTTCCGGCTGGACGCGGACGTGCCGCTGGTCGTGCCCGAGATCAACCCCCACGCCGTACGGATGAGGCCCCGGGGCATCGTAGCCAGCCCCAACTGCACCACGGCGTCGCTGATCGTCGCGGTCGGTGCGCTGCACGCCGAGTTCGGGCTGCGGGAGCTCGTCGTCTCCTCGTACCAGGCGGTGAGCGGAGCGGGCCGCGAGGGAGTCGCGGCGCTGCGCGAACAGCTGTCGATGGTCGCGGGTACGGAACTGGGTACCAAGCCCGGAGATGTACGCCGGGCCGTCGGGGAGACCGAGGACTCGCCGTTCGCCGCTCCGGTGGCCCTCAACGTCGTGCCCTGGGCCGGAACGGAGGCCGGGGACGGCTGGTCGTCCGAGGAGCTGGCGATCCGCGACGAGTGCCGCAAGATCCTGGACCTGCCGAACCTGCCGGTGGCGGCGACCTGTGTGTACGTACCCGTCGTCGCGACACACTCGATGTCCGTGCACGCGCGCTTCGAGAACGAGGTCGAGGTCGACCGGGCGCACGAGATCCTGGCGACCGCACCCGGTGTGGTCCTGTTCGACAGCCCGGCCTCCGGCGACTTCCCGACGCCTTCCGATGTCGTGGGCACCGACCCGACCTGGGTGGGACGGGTGCGGCGGGCGCTGGACGACCCGCGCGCCCTGGAGCTGTTCGTATGCGGTGACAACCTCCGCAAGGGGGCGGCGCTGAACGTGGCGCAGATCGCCGAATCCGTGGCTGCCGAGTTCCCCCGAGCCTGA
- a CDS encoding aspartate kinase yields MGLVVQKYGGSSVADAEGIKRVAKRVVDAKKNGNQVVVVVSAMGDTTDELIDLAEQVSPMPAGREFDMLLTAGERISMALLAMAIKNLGHEAQSFTGSQAGVITDSVHNKARIIDVTPGRIRTSIDEGNIAIVAGFQGVSQEGKNITTLGRGGSDTTAVALAAALDAEVCEIYTDVDGVFTADPRVVKKARKIDWISFEDMLELAASGSKVLLHRCVEYARRYNIPIHVRSSFSGLRGTWVSNEPQGDQKVEHAIISGVAHDVSEAKVTVVGVPDKPGEAAAIFRTIANAEVNIDMVVQNVSAASTGLTDISFTLPKAEGRKAIDALERTRGTIGFESLRYDDQIAKISLVGAGMKTNPGVTASFFEALSDAGVNIELISTSEIRISVVTRADDVIEAVRAVHTAFGLDSDSDEAVVYGGTGR; encoded by the coding sequence GTGGGCCTTGTCGTGCAGAAGTACGGAGGCTCCTCCGTAGCCGATGCCGAAGGCATCAAGCGTGTCGCCAAGCGAGTCGTCGATGCCAAGAAGAACGGCAACCAGGTGGTTGTCGTGGTGTCGGCGATGGGCGACACGACGGACGAGTTGATCGATCTCGCCGAGCAGGTGTCACCGATGCCCGCAGGGCGTGAGTTCGACATGCTGCTGACCGCAGGAGAGCGGATCTCCATGGCCCTGCTGGCGATGGCGATCAAAAACCTGGGCCACGAGGCCCAGTCGTTCACGGGCAGCCAGGCCGGCGTCATCACCGACTCGGTCCACAACAAAGCGCGCATCATCGATGTCACGCCGGGCCGCATCCGGACCTCGATCGACGAGGGCAACATCGCCATCGTCGCCGGGTTCCAGGGGGTGAGCCAGGAGGGCAAGAACATCACCACCCTCGGCCGCGGCGGGTCCGACACCACCGCCGTCGCTCTGGCGGCCGCGCTGGACGCCGAGGTCTGTGAGATCTACACCGATGTGGACGGTGTCTTCACCGCCGACCCGCGGGTCGTGAAGAAGGCCCGGAAGATCGACTGGATCTCCTTCGAGGACATGCTGGAGCTGGCCGCGTCCGGCTCCAAGGTGCTGCTGCACCGGTGCGTGGAGTACGCACGCCGCTACAACATCCCGATCCACGTCCGCTCGTCCTTCTCCGGACTGCGTGGCACCTGGGTCAGCAACGAGCCGCAAGGGGACCAGAAGGTGGAGCACGCGATCATCTCCGGAGTCGCCCATGACGTCTCCGAGGCCAAGGTCACCGTCGTCGGCGTGCCCGACAAGCCGGGCGAGGCCGCCGCGATCTTCCGCACCATCGCGAACGCGGAAGTCAACATCGACATGGTGGTGCAGAACGTCTCCGCCGCGTCGACCGGTCTGACCGACATCTCGTTCACGCTGCCGAAGGCCGAGGGCCGCAAGGCCATCGACGCCCTGGAGCGCACCCGCGGCACGATCGGCTTCGAGTCGCTCCGCTACGACGACCAGATCGCGAAGATCTCCCTGGTCGGCGCGGGTATGAAGACCAACCCCGGGGTCACCGCGTCCTTCTTCGAGGCGCTGTCCGACGCCGGTGTGAACATCGAGCTGATCTCGACGTCCGAGATCCGCATCTCGGTGGTCACCCGCGCCGACGACGTCATCGAGGCCGTGCGCGCCGTGCACACGGCCTTCGGCCTCGACAGCGACTCCGACGAGGCCGTCGTGTACGGGGGCACCGGCCGATGA
- a CDS encoding DUF5063 domain-containing protein — protein MSDATLNSVTQDPDDFAVQIADQIKSFIVAVTEVSKVDEPEQAVPILLLQVSQLLLAGGRLGAYEDIVPDERYEPDLGAEPDADGLRERFAVLLEPIDVYSEVFDPYEPRKAPVPCRISDGLADLVTDLRHGLAHYEAGRTTEALWWWQFSYFSNWGSTASATLRAIQSLVAHIRLNQPLQELDGLDTDQDAGEDDLAEEAGRVMAEEIAGPLGLRPVK, from the coding sequence ATGTCTGACGCCACGCTGAACTCCGTCACGCAGGATCCGGACGACTTCGCCGTCCAGATCGCGGACCAGATCAAGTCGTTCATCGTCGCCGTGACCGAGGTGTCCAAGGTCGACGAGCCGGAGCAGGCCGTCCCGATCCTGCTCCTCCAGGTCTCCCAGCTGCTGCTGGCGGGAGGCCGGCTCGGCGCGTACGAGGACATCGTCCCGGACGAGCGCTACGAGCCGGACCTCGGCGCCGAACCGGACGCGGACGGCCTGCGCGAGCGCTTCGCGGTCCTCCTCGAGCCGATCGACGTGTACTCCGAGGTCTTCGACCCGTACGAGCCCCGCAAGGCCCCGGTCCCGTGCCGCATCTCCGACGGCCTGGCCGACCTGGTCACGGACCTGCGCCACGGCCTGGCCCACTACGAGGCGGGCCGCACGACCGAGGCGCTGTGGTGGTGGCAGTTCTCGTACTTCTCCAACTGGGGCTCCACCGCCTCCGCGACCCTGCGTGCCATCCAGTCCCTGGTCGCCCACATCCGCCTGAACCAGCCCCTCCAGGAGCTGGACGGGCTGGACACGGACCAGGACGCGGGCGAGGACGACCTGGCCGAGGAGGCGGGCCGGGTCATGGCGGAGGAGATCGCGGGACCGCTGGGCCTGCGCCCGGTGAAGTAG
- the recR gene encoding recombination mediator RecR — translation MYEGVVQDLIDELGRLPGVGPKSAQRIAFHILQAEPTDVRRLAHALLEVKDKVRFCSVCGNVAQEEQCGICRDARRDRTVICVVEEPKDVVAIERTREFRGRYHVLGGAISPIEGVGPDDLRIRELLARLADGSVTELILATDPNLEGEATATYLARMIKPMGLRVTRLASGLPVGGDLEYADEVTLGRAFEGRRLLDV, via the coding sequence TTGTACGAAGGCGTGGTCCAGGACCTCATCGACGAACTGGGCAGGCTGCCCGGCGTCGGTCCCAAGAGCGCGCAGCGGATCGCCTTCCACATCCTGCAGGCCGAGCCCACCGACGTACGCCGTCTCGCCCATGCCCTCCTGGAGGTCAAGGACAAGGTCCGGTTCTGCTCGGTGTGCGGCAATGTCGCGCAGGAGGAGCAGTGCGGGATCTGCCGCGACGCGCGTCGCGACCGGACGGTGATCTGTGTGGTCGAGGAGCCGAAGGATGTCGTGGCGATCGAGCGGACCCGTGAGTTCCGCGGCCGTTACCACGTCCTCGGCGGGGCGATCAGCCCGATCGAGGGCGTCGGTCCGGACGATCTGCGCATCCGTGAGCTGCTGGCGAGGCTCGCCGACGGGTCCGTCACGGAACTGATCCTGGCCACCGACCCCAACCTGGAGGGCGAGGCCACCGCGACGTACCTGGCGCGGATGATCAAGCCGATGGGCCTGCGGGTGACGCGGCTTGCCAGCGGGCTGCCGGTGGGCGGCGACCTCGAGTACGCGGACGAGGTCACCCTGGGCCGCGCGTTCGAGGGGAGGCGGCTGCTCGATGTGTAG
- a CDS encoding YbaB/EbfC family nucleoid-associated protein, protein MIPGGGQPNMQQLLQQAQKMQQDLAEAQEELSRTEVEGQAGGGLVKATVTGSGELRSLVIDPAAVDPEDTETLADLVVAAVQAANENAQQLQQQKLGPLAQGLGGMPGLPF, encoded by the coding sequence GTGATTCCCGGTGGTGGTCAGCCCAATATGCAGCAGCTGCTGCAGCAGGCCCAGAAGATGCAGCAGGACCTCGCCGAGGCCCAGGAGGAGCTGTCGAGGACCGAGGTCGAGGGGCAGGCGGGCGGCGGTCTGGTGAAGGCGACCGTGACCGGTTCGGGCGAGCTCCGCAGCCTGGTCATCGACCCCGCGGCCGTCGACCCCGAGGACACCGAGACGCTCGCCGACCTCGTCGTCGCCGCCGTCCAGGCGGCGAACGAGAACGCGCAGCAGCTTCAGCAGCAGAAGCTGGGCCCGCTGGCCCAGGGGCTGGGCGGCATGCCCGGTCTGCCCTTCTGA
- a CDS encoding SLATT domain-containing protein: protein MSQPEMQPEGAPRNEPGAPGSAVPPGSGPETSSGPGPGPGSGARGGDLTGQPFPLGDWGEPAERLDELYRYVEADALRTAGWYLADRVWKRRGARALRIGTAAGVVAGAALPLLDLTGALDGAAGWGYLSLLLGAACMACDRFFGLTSGWIRNLATAQAVQRRLQVLQFDWASECVREVLGPTEGTASEAAERCLGVLRRFSEDITELVRSETADWMVEFRAGPAPIGMQALVSGSGVGGRTEHWAPPGRFPLQSMTRPNMPRQRPPEPPR from the coding sequence GTGAGCCAGCCGGAGATGCAGCCCGAGGGAGCGCCCCGCAACGAGCCCGGTGCGCCGGGTTCGGCCGTTCCACCCGGCTCGGGCCCGGAGACGAGCTCAGGCCCCGGCCCGGGTCCGGGTTCCGGTGCGCGGGGCGGGGATCTGACCGGGCAGCCGTTCCCGCTCGGCGACTGGGGTGAACCCGCGGAACGCCTCGACGAGCTGTACCGGTATGTCGAGGCCGACGCGCTGCGCACCGCCGGCTGGTACCTGGCCGACCGGGTGTGGAAGCGACGCGGCGCCAGGGCGCTGCGGATCGGCACGGCGGCCGGGGTGGTCGCGGGTGCCGCGCTGCCGCTCCTCGATCTGACGGGGGCACTGGACGGCGCGGCCGGCTGGGGCTACCTGTCGCTGTTGCTGGGCGCCGCGTGCATGGCCTGCGATCGGTTCTTCGGCCTGACCTCAGGCTGGATAAGGAACCTCGCCACGGCCCAGGCCGTGCAGCGACGGCTCCAGGTGCTGCAGTTCGACTGGGCGTCGGAGTGTGTACGGGAGGTGCTCGGGCCGACCGAGGGGACGGCGAGCGAGGCGGCGGAGCGGTGCCTCGGGGTGCTGCGACGGTTCTCGGAGGACATCACGGAGCTCGTGCGGTCCGAGACCGCGGACTGGATGGTCGAGTTCCGGGCCGGTCCGGCGCCGATAGGGATGCAGGCACTGGTGTCCGGCAGCGGGGTCGGGGGGCGTACGGAGCATTGGGCGCCGCCGGGGCGGTTCCCGCTCCAGTCGATGACCCGCCCGAACATGCCGCGGCAGCGGCCCCCGGAGCCACCGCGCTGA
- a CDS encoding GntR family transcriptional regulator encodes MGAGGTVTRSTLRQQIADALRDEVLAGRMQQGREFTVKQIAEQYGVSATPVREALFDLSAQGLLESDQHRGFRVHEFTVADYRAMVEARTLVMDGVIRDIFSGPPPSRAQAAKYRECLVSVRRRADEAARAARGGDLDILIGYDLRFWRELGALVGNPYITDFLHRLRVQCWVFAVPYLRSDVDVRDWLWNGHPALVAAVTLGEHDAVRAVIDDYNAHALMWADRLAAGDPAHPGHGGNPKAP; translated from the coding sequence ATGGGCGCGGGCGGAACTGTGACCCGCAGTACGCTGCGGCAGCAGATCGCGGACGCGCTGCGTGACGAGGTGCTCGCCGGGCGTATGCAGCAGGGGCGGGAGTTCACCGTCAAGCAGATCGCCGAGCAGTACGGGGTCTCCGCGACGCCCGTGCGCGAGGCGCTCTTCGACCTCTCGGCACAGGGCCTGCTCGAATCCGATCAGCACCGCGGATTCCGGGTGCACGAGTTCACCGTGGCCGACTACCGGGCGATGGTCGAGGCCCGCACCCTGGTCATGGACGGAGTCATCCGCGACATCTTCTCCGGACCACCGCCTTCGCGCGCGCAGGCGGCGAAGTACCGCGAGTGCCTGGTCTCGGTGCGGCGAAGAGCCGATGAGGCCGCGCGGGCGGCGCGCGGCGGTGACCTCGACATCCTGATCGGCTACGACCTGCGTTTCTGGCGTGAGCTCGGCGCGCTCGTCGGCAACCCGTACATCACCGACTTCCTGCACCGGCTGCGCGTCCAGTGCTGGGTGTTCGCCGTGCCGTACCTGCGCAGCGACGTCGACGTACGGGACTGGCTCTGGAACGGCCATCCCGCCCTGGTCGCGGCCGTCACGCTGGGCGAGCACGACGCGGTTCGTGCGGTGATCGACGACTACAACGCCCACGCGCTGATGTGGGCGGACCGGCTCGCGGCCGGGGACCCGGCGCACCCGGGACACGGCGGGAACCCGAAGGCGCCGTAG
- a CDS encoding aspartate aminotransferase family protein, translating to MTPHASHGSHAPQVDSAAGAAVKAADRAHVFHSWSAQGLIDPLAVAGAEGAYFWDYDGNRYLDFTSGLVFTNIGYQHPTVVAAIQEQAGKLATFAPAFAIEARSEAARLIAERTPGDLDKIFFTNGGAEAVENAVRMARLHTGRTKVLSAYRSYHGATSTAINLTGDPRRWPSDNGSAGVVRFWAPFLYRSPFHAETEAEECARALQHLEDTLAFEGPATIAAIILETIPGTAGIMTPPPGYLAGVREICDRYGIVFVLDEVMAGFGRTGKWFAAEHFDVTPDLMTFAKGVNSGYVPLGGVAVSAEIAATFETRPYPGGLTYSGHPLACAAAVATIGVMEDEKVVEHAAHIGETVLGPGLRELAERHPSVGEVRGLGAFWALELVRDRETREPLVPYNASGEANAPMAAFGAACKKNGLWPFINMNRTHAVPACNVTEAEAKEGLAALDVALSVADEHTV from the coding sequence ATGACCCCTCATGCCTCCCATGGATCCCACGCTCCGCAGGTCGACTCCGCGGCCGGTGCGGCCGTGAAGGCCGCCGATCGTGCGCACGTGTTCCACTCCTGGTCCGCCCAGGGCCTGATCGACCCGCTCGCCGTCGCCGGCGCCGAGGGGGCGTACTTCTGGGACTACGACGGCAACCGCTACCTGGACTTCACCAGCGGCCTCGTCTTCACCAACATCGGCTACCAGCACCCCACCGTCGTCGCCGCGATCCAGGAGCAGGCGGGCAAGCTCGCCACCTTCGCCCCCGCGTTCGCGATCGAGGCCCGCTCCGAGGCCGCACGCCTCATCGCCGAGCGGACCCCCGGCGACCTGGACAAGATCTTCTTCACCAACGGCGGTGCCGAGGCCGTCGAGAACGCCGTCCGGATGGCCCGGCTGCACACCGGCCGTACGAAGGTGCTCTCCGCCTACCGCTCGTACCACGGCGCCACCTCGACGGCCATCAACCTGACCGGCGACCCGCGCCGCTGGCCGTCCGACAACGGTTCGGCGGGCGTCGTCCGGTTCTGGGCCCCGTTCCTGTACCGCTCGCCGTTCCACGCCGAGACCGAGGCCGAGGAGTGCGCCCGCGCCCTCCAGCACCTCGAGGACACCCTCGCCTTCGAGGGCCCCGCCACCATCGCCGCGATCATCCTGGAGACGATCCCCGGCACGGCCGGGATCATGACGCCGCCGCCCGGCTACCTCGCCGGTGTCCGCGAGATCTGCGACCGGTACGGCATCGTCTTCGTCCTCGACGAGGTGATGGCCGGATTCGGGCGCACCGGCAAGTGGTTCGCCGCCGAGCACTTCGACGTCACACCCGACCTGATGACCTTCGCCAAGGGCGTCAACTCGGGTTATGTGCCGCTCGGCGGCGTCGCCGTCTCCGCCGAGATCGCCGCCACCTTCGAGACCCGCCCCTACCCGGGTGGACTCACCTACTCCGGTCACCCGCTGGCCTGTGCCGCCGCCGTCGCCACCATCGGTGTGATGGAGGACGAGAAGGTCGTCGAGCACGCGGCCCACATCGGCGAGACGGTCCTCGGGCCCGGCCTGCGCGAGCTCGCCGAGCGCCACCCGTCGGTCGGCGAGGTACGCGGCCTCGGCGCGTTCTGGGCGCTGGAACTGGTCCGTGACAGGGAGACCCGCGAGCCGCTGGTTCCGTACAACGCGTCGGGCGAGGCCAACGCTCCGATGGCGGCCTTCGGCGCCGCGTGCAAGAAGAACGGCCTGTGGCCCTTCATCAACATGAACCGCACCCACGCCGTTCCGGCCTGCAACGTCACGGAGGCGGAGGCCAAGGAGGGACTGGCGGCACTGGACGTGGCCCTGTCGGTCGCGGACGAGCACACCGTCTGA
- a CDS encoding serine/threonine-protein kinase, with protein MDELGSGDPQRIGAYRLLGRLGAGGMGQVYLARSDRGRTVAIKLVRRELAEQQEFRDRFRQEVRAARRVGSAWTAPVLDADTEAAVPWVATGYVAGPSLQATVSGRVGATAPPGPGAYGPLPERSVRILGAGLAHALRSIHSAGLIHRDLKPSNILLTIDGPRVIDFGIARALDTVTDAGLTRTGSLIGSPGFMAPEQVRGERVTAACDVFCLGSVLAYASTGRLPFSGADNEVHALLFRIAQEEPDLTGVPVDLVDLVRDCLRKDPADRPTTDAILERLVEGETAEPWLPGALIAQLGRHAVELLDSEDPEESAAAGPQDAVPPAGDPQPPPARSPGAVHALPTVIGTQPPAPAPAPHAIPGFGPPPGPMPPGHPAPGYGYPQLPAQPHPGQGYGYPQQHPGFGPTPPYGPLHPTGAQPAPTRRSTGSTIALVAVAVLVAIGAGGSVYALMSDDGKKPAASPTASPSASSDPSDSPTPDGSPSSTGPSPGDESKDGDGPIPEAYLGTWSGTIDNAAGHSTRELVIQQGKVGQAVLTLTAEGPVDSGGTYRCVFQADLTSEPSPDGPIHIGPSTVTLGEPMSSCTPGKATTLTLLPDGTLRRENTETGEQLTYTKRD; from the coding sequence ATGGACGAGCTCGGCTCCGGGGATCCGCAACGCATCGGCGCATACCGCCTGCTGGGGCGGCTGGGCGCGGGCGGCATGGGGCAGGTCTATCTGGCCCGCTCCGATCGCGGCCGTACGGTCGCGATCAAGCTCGTACGCAGGGAGCTCGCCGAACAACAGGAGTTCCGCGACCGCTTCCGTCAGGAGGTGCGGGCCGCCCGCCGGGTCGGGTCGGCCTGGACGGCCCCGGTGCTCGACGCCGACACCGAGGCCGCGGTGCCGTGGGTCGCGACCGGGTACGTCGCCGGGCCTTCCCTCCAGGCCACCGTCTCCGGTCGCGTGGGCGCCACGGCGCCCCCGGGCCCGGGGGCGTACGGTCCGCTGCCCGAGCGTTCGGTCCGCATCCTGGGTGCCGGGCTGGCCCACGCACTCCGGTCCATCCACTCCGCCGGCCTCATCCACCGGGACCTGAAGCCGTCCAACATCCTGCTGACGATCGACGGTCCCCGGGTCATCGACTTCGGTATAGCCCGGGCGCTCGACACCGTCACCGACGCGGGTCTCACCCGCACCGGCTCGCTGATCGGATCGCCTGGGTTCATGGCGCCGGAGCAGGTACGGGGTGAGCGGGTGACCGCGGCGTGCGATGTGTTCTGCCTCGGCTCGGTGCTGGCGTACGCGTCGACGGGGCGGCTTCCGTTCAGTGGAGCGGACAACGAGGTCCATGCCCTCCTCTTCCGGATCGCACAGGAGGAGCCGGACCTGACCGGGGTCCCGGTGGACCTGGTCGACCTGGTCCGGGACTGCCTCCGCAAGGACCCGGCCGACCGGCCGACCACGGACGCGATCCTGGAACGGCTGGTGGAGGGCGAGACGGCCGAACCGTGGCTGCCGGGCGCACTGATCGCCCAACTGGGGCGCCATGCGGTGGAGTTGCTGGACTCGGAGGACCCGGAGGAGTCGGCGGCCGCGGGACCGCAGGACGCGGTGCCACCCGCGGGCGATCCACAGCCTCCGCCGGCCCGGTCGCCCGGCGCGGTCCACGCGCTCCCCACGGTGATCGGCACCCAGCCCCCCGCGCCGGCCCCGGCCCCGCACGCGATCCCTGGGTTCGGACCGCCACCCGGGCCCATGCCGCCCGGCCATCCCGCCCCCGGGTACGGCTACCCGCAGCTGCCCGCCCAACCGCATCCCGGTCAGGGCTACGGCTATCCGCAGCAGCACCCGGGCTTCGGCCCCACGCCCCCGTACGGCCCGCTCCACCCCACCGGCGCCCAGCCCGCGCCGACGCGACGCAGCACGGGGTCGACCATCGCGCTCGTCGCGGTCGCGGTGCTCGTCGCGATCGGCGCCGGCGGCTCGGTGTACGCGCTCATGAGCGACGACGGCAAGAAGCCCGCCGCGTCGCCCACCGCATCCCCCTCCGCCTCGTCCGACCCGTCGGACTCCCCCACCCCCGACGGCTCCCCGTCCTCCACCGGCCCGTCCCCCGGCGACGAGTCGAAGGACGGCGACGGCCCCATCCCCGAGGCCTACCTCGGCACCTGGTCCGGCACCATCGACAACGCCGCGGGCCACTCCACCCGCGAACTCGTCATCCAGCAGGGCAAGGTGGGCCAGGCCGTCCTCACCCTCACCGCGGAGGGTCCCGTCGACAGCGGTGGCACCTACCGCTGCGTCTTCCAGGCGGACCTGACCTCCGAGCCCTCCCCCGACGGACCGATCCACATCGGTCCTTCCACGGTGACGCTCGGCGAACCCATGTCGTCCTGCACCCCGGGCAAGGCCACCACACTCACCCTGCTCCCCGACGGCACCCTGCGCCGCGAGAACACGGAGACCGGCGAGCAGCTCACGTACACGAAGCGCGACTGA